In Streptomyces sp. NBC_01231, the sequence GGGCCGCATCCGCACTCGGCTGAGCTACTTTTGTGGAGAAATCTCGCGGATGCGAATGGGGGACGCCCGTGTCCGAAGAACCGGGCAGTGAACGTCTGATCGCGGGCCGCTACCGTCTCCTGTCGCCGCTCGGCGAGGGCGGCATGGGGACCGTGTGGCGTGCCCGCGACGAGGTGCTGCACCGCGAGGTCGCGGTCAAGGAGGTACGGGCACCCGCCGGGCTGCAGGGATCCGAGATCGAGCGGATGTACGCCCGGCTGGAGCGGGAGGCGTGGGCGGCGGCCCGGGTCGCCAACCGCAACGTGGTGACGGTGTACGACGTGGCCACCCAGGACGGCCGTCCCTGGATCGTCATGGAGATCGTGCGGGGCATCTCCCTGGCCGAGCTGCTGGAGGCGGAGGGTCCGCTCTCCCCGCAGCGGGCCGCGCACATCGGCGCCGAGGTGCTGTCCGCGCTGCGGGCCGCGCACGAGGCCGGGGTGCTGCACCGGGACGTGAAACCGGCCAACGTGCTGATGTCGAACGACGGCCGGGTCGTGCTGACCGACTTCGGTATCGCCATGGTCGAGGGCAGCTCCGCGCTGACCATGACCGGCGAGGTCATCGGCTCGCCCGAGTTCCTGGCGCCGGAGCGGGCGCTGGGCCGCACGCCCGGCCCCGAGTCCGACCTGTGGGCGCTGGGCGTCCTGCTGTACGCGGCGGTCGAGGGCCACTCCCCGTTCCGCCAGAACACCCCGCTCAGCACCCTGCGGGCGATCGTCGACGAGGAGCTGCCGCCGCCGCTGAGGGCCGGTCCGCTGGCCCCGGTGATCGAGGGACTGCTGCGCAAGGACCCGGCCGAGCGGCTGTCCGCCGAGCGGGCCGAGCAGGACCTGCGGGTCGTCGGCGCGGGCGGCACACCGCGCGCGGACTTCGGGTCGGAGTCCTCGTTCGCGTACCCGCCGACCGTCGCCCGACAGCAGCCGCCGCCGACCTCGCCGGGCCCGTCCCAGTGGACGCAGCCCACCCCGGCGGGCGGCCCCACGGCGCCCACGACCGCCCCCGGCGGACCCACCGGACCGCGCCGTAACCGCCGCGCGGCCGTCGTGCTGGTGGCGGGCATCGCCGCCCTGGCGCTGGCGATCGCGGGACTGACGTACGCGCTGCTGAACCGCGACGACGGGAACAAGACCGAGGGCGGAGGGACCAAGAACGATGCCTCCGCGCCGGCTTCGCCCTCGGTGAGCGACACCGCGCCGCAGGACACCGGAAAGCCCGAGCCCACGCCCAGCGAAAGCCGTGAGTCCACGTCCGCCGCCCCGGCGCAGTCGGTGAAGGTCTCCCTGGCCGGTTCGCACACGGAGTACTCCGGCACCTGCCCGCCGGCGCGGGACGACGCGCCCGCCTTCACGGCGACGTTCACGGTGGGCACGCTGCCGGCCGAGGTCAGCTACCGCTGGGTGTCGAGGGACGGCGACGTCCTGGACGCGGGGTGGAAGACCCTCTCGTTCCCGGACGGCGGCGACAGGACCAAGCAGGACACGGCGTTCGTGACGACGAACGACGACAACGGCAGCTTCGAGAACGAGATCAGTGTCGAGGTCCGCGATCCCGTGCACACGACGTCCAACTCGGTGCCGTTCTCGGTGACCTGTGAGTCGGAGGCCCCGTCGGACGAGGCCTCCCCTTCCACTTCGGAGTCGCCGTGACGGCGCCCGCGCTTCCCTGACGGTCAGGCCAGGCCGTTGAACACCGGCAGATAGCCGCCGGACTGACCGGCCGCCTTCGGGTGGTACGACTCGCCGATGTTGAGCAGGTTGAGGCTGTTCAGCCAGGGGCTGCCGGAGCAGAGCTCGTGGCCGGTAAAGGTGCCGCGGACGTCGCCGAAGGCGAAGCCGTGGTCCGCGGCCCTCTTGGCGACCGCGGTGTCCAGGTAGTCGGCCGCGTCGTTGATGGCCTTCCGCTTGGTCTCGGAGAGGCCGAGGCAGGTGGCGCCGAGCTGGTAGAAGCGGGGGTAGCCGAGCACGACCACCCGGGCGGACGGTGCCTTGGCGCGGATCGCCGAGTAGACGCTGTCGAGCCTGCCGGGGAGCGTCGAGTCGACGTACGCCCTCGCGGTGTCGATCCGGGACAGGCAGGAACTGTCGGACTGGATCACACAGGTCGTCATGACGTCGGAGAAACCGGCGTCGTTGCCGCCCACGCTGATCGAGACAAGGGCGGTGGCGGAGTTGAGCGGGGTCAGTTGACTCGCCAGAACATCACTCGTTCGGGCGCCCGAGCAAGCGGTGAAGTCGAAGGACGAGGGTGAATGGGCGGCGGCCCAGAGGTAGGGATACGCCTTGGCGCTGCGCTTGCAGTCACCGCTCGCGGAGAGGTAGCTGCCCGTGCCCACCCCGGAGGAGTAGGAGTCACCGAGCGCCACATAGCCGCCGGTTGCGGCGAGTTGGGACGCCTGGGCGGTGGCCGCGCCGGGGAGCGCGGTGCCGACGGCGAGGAGGAGAGAGCTGACGAATACGGCAAGTCGGGAACATCTCATGGAACCTCCTTTAGCAGGATCTCTGCCATAACCGTCGTAGCAACTACGCGTGTTGATGGGAAGTGTCCATGCCAAGTCTTTTCGGTCGTTTGCGCGAGTGACCGACCTGTTCACCGTGACCTGAACCAGCGTTCCTGACAGGCGGCAGGCACCCCCGGGGACCGTGCGCGTCTTGACGGCCCGGCGGGGCTGAGCGACATTGAAGCCCGGCATCCGGCGCTTCGGGGGGCAAAGTCGCCAATGCGGACCACACGCGTCAAGGCATCGTCAAGAGATCTGTCGCCGCTGCTCGTCGGCGCCGCGACGGCCGTAGCGGGATGCGGCGCGCTGTTCGCGTTCGCCGACTCGGACTCACCGCTGCGCGGCCCGTTCACCCTGTTCTTCCTGCTCGCCACGCCCGCGGCCGCCATCGCCGCCGGGCTGCGCGGGCTGGAGCCGTTCGGTCGTCTGTTGACCGCGGTCGCGGGCTCGGTCGTCGTCAACATGCTGGTGGCCCAGGGCATGCTGGCCGTGCACCGCTGGTCGGTGCGGGGCGGGCTGGTGGCCGTGACCGCCCTCAGCGCCCTCGCGCTCCTGCCGTCCGTGGTGCGGCGAATGCGCGGGACCGTGCGCGGGCGCGCGCCCCAACTCACCGACGGCCAGGGATCCGTAACGGTCAAACCATCAAAAACGTGAGGCCTCGTTCCAGGTCTTGCCATACAGGCTCAATCGTCAATACCGTCGTACATCTCACCCGCATCGGCCCATCATCAAGCGGCTCCAGGGGAGGGCTCAGGACCGCGATGGATTCCGGCGCGGGGCGCGGTAGGGGGGTGCCGTGCTCGGTGACGCACTTGTGACCGGGCCGTGCCGCGAGACCGGTTGCCGTTTTCCGGGGCCGGCCAGCTTTTGCCAGCTCACCCGGCACGCACGGAGATCGCTTCCGGCATGCCTCGGGTGAGAACCCCCCTTTCGAACCGGACAAAGAACCGGGCTGCCCAGGGGCGGGCGGTCCACCGGACGAGAGGGACCAGACCCATGAGCTCAGTTCTGCGCCCGGCCAGTACGGGCCACGATCCGTCAACAGCCGGTAAGTACCGTCCGATCTCCTCTCACCTGGCGATCACGCCACCGGTGAGCGTCGTGATTCCCGCCATGAACGAGGCGGAGAATCTCCCGTACGTCTTCAAGACACTTCCGGCCTGGATACACGAAGTGGTCCTTGTGGACGGCAACTCCACCGACGACACCGTCGAAGTGGCCCGCTCCCTGTGGCCGGACGTCAAGGTCGTCGAACAGCGCGGCAAGGGCAAGGGCGACGCGCTGACCACCGGGTTCCAGGCCGCCACCGGCGACATCATCGTGATGGTCGACGCGGACGGCTCGGCCGACGGCAACGAGATCGTCAGCTATGTCTCCGCCCTCGTCTCGGGCGCGGACTTCGCCAAGGGGTCCCGGTTCGCCAACGGCGGCGGCACCGACGACATGACCTTCATCCGCAAGCTCGGCAACTGGGCGCTGTGCACGGCGGTCAACCGCAAGTTCGGCGCCCGCTACACGGATCTGTGCTACGGCTACAACGCGTTCTGGCGGCACTGCCTCGACAAGATCGAGCTGGACTGCACCGGCTTCGAGGTCGAGACCCTGATGAACATCCGGGTCGTGAAGGCCGGACTCAAGGTGCAGGAGATACCGAGCCACGAGTACCTCCGCATCCACGGCACCAGCAATCTGCGGGCCGTGCGGGACGGGCTCAGGGTGCTCAGGGTGATCCTGAGCGAGCGCTCCAACCGGCGGGCCCTGCGCCGCCGGCCGCAGCACTCCCCGCTGCTCGACTCGGTCCGGGGAGAGGTGTCTTGAGCGGTCCCGACATCTCCGTGGTGATCTGCGTCTACACCGAGGACCGCTGGGAGGACATCCTCGCGGCGGTCTCCTCGGTGCGGGCGCAATCACACCCCGCGCTGGAAACACTCCTCGTCGTCGACCACAACGCGGCGCTCCTGGACCGGCTGGCCAAGGAGTACAAGGAGCCCCAGGAGACCCGGGAGGTGCGGGTGCTCGCCAACGCGGGCCCCCGCGGCCTGTCCGCCGGCCGCAACACCGGGATCGCCGCGGCGCACGGCGACGTCGTGGCGTTCCTGGACGACGACGCCGTGGCCGAGCGGGACTGGCTGCGGCACTTCGCCGCCGGTTACGCCGATCCGCGGGTGCTGGCCGTCGGCGGCCGTACCGTGCCGATCTGGGCGTCGGGCCGCCGGCCGGCCTGGTTCCCGGAGGAGTTCGACTGGGTGGTCGGCTGCACCTACCGGGGGCTGCCCCCGGGCCGGGTGCGGGTGCGCAACGTCCTGGGCGGCAACGCCTCCTTCCGCCGCAGCGCCTTCGACGCGGCGGGCGGCTTCGCCACCGGTATCGGACGCGACGGCGACAAGCGGCCGCTGGGCTGCGAGGAGACCGAACTGTGCATCCGGCTCACCCGGGCGAGACCGGAGGCGATCCTGCTGATCGACGACCGTGCGGTGATCCACCACCGGGTGCCCGAGACACGTGAGCACTTCGGGTACTTCCGGACGCGGGCGTACGCCGAGGGCCTGTCGAAAGCGCTGGTGGCCCGAAGCGTGGGCACCGACAAAGGACTTGAGTCGGAGCGCCGGTACGCGACGCGGGTACTGCCGATCGGGGTGGCACGCGGTCTGCGGGACGCCCTGCTGGCCCGTCCGGGCGGCGCGGGCCGCGCGGGCGCGATCGTCGCCGGGGTGCTGACGGCGGCGGGCGGGTACGTGGTGGGCAGTGTCCGGGCGCGCCGCGGCACCACCACCTTCTCGGTGGCCGGGATCGACGGCGGGATCGAGGGGGAAGCGGATGGCTGACACGCCGGTGCCGATCCTCATGTACCACGCGATCGCGGCCGAACCGAACGAGGCCACCCGGGAGTTGTCGGTGGCCCCGGAGGCCTTCGCCGAGCAGTTGGCCGTGCTCGGCGAGCTGGGGTTCACCCCCGTCGACACCGCCCATCTCGCCGCCCGTTGGCGCTCCGGACGCCCGCTGCCCGCGCGGCCCGTCCTGATCACCTTCGACGACGGCTACGAGGGCGTGCACCGGCACGCCCTGCCCGTGCTCGCCAAGCACGGCTTCGCGGCCACCCTGTTCGTCTCCACCGGCTGGATCCGGGGCGCGTACGACACCGGGGGCGGCCTCGACACCATGCTGGACTGGGACCAGATCCGCGAACTGGCCGCGGCCCGCGTGGAGATCGGCGGACACAGCCACACCCACCCGCAGCTCGACCAGCTCGACGACGCCACGCTGCGCCACGAGCTGATCCAGTGCAAGGAGATCGTCACCGACGAACTCGGCACGGTCCCGGCCTCGTTCGCCTACCCCTACGGCTACTCCAGCCGCCGGGTGCGGCAGGCGGTGCGGGAGACGGGGTACGGTCAGGCGCTCGCCGTCGGCAACGGGCTCGCCCGCCGTCGGCAGGGGCCGTACGCCCTGCAACGCGTCACCGTGCGCCGCAGCACCGGCATCGAGGAGTTCGAACGGCTCGTCCAGGGCCGCGCGATCGCCCGGAACTTCGCCCGGGACCGTGCCCTCACCAAGGGGTACGCCCTGGTCCGCAGAGCACGCCAGGTCCGCCGGAAGGCCATCCGTTCCCGTGTCTGACACGACCACGACCACGCCCGAGGACACATCGCCCAAGGACACCTCGCCCCCGACCAAGGCGCCCGAGCGGTCGGGGCGTCGGCTCCGGCTGCCCGGCCTGGGCCGGTCGCCGGGGGGCAACCAGCTCTTCCGCAACGCCTACGCGCTGATGCTGAACACCGGCATCTCCGCGGTGCTCGGCCTCGGCTTCTGGCTGGCCGCCGCCCGCTACTACTCCGAGTCGGCGGTCGGCCAGGGCTCCGCCGCGATCGCCGCGATGAAGCTGCTCGCCGGTCTGACCGCGGTGACCCTGACCGGCGCGCTCGCCCGCTTCATCCCGGTCGCGGGCCGGGCCACCGCTCGGCTCATCTTCCGGACGTACGCGGGCAGTTCGGTGATCGTGGCGGTGGCCGCGCTGGTCTTCCTGCTCACCCTGAACCTGTGGGGGCCGTCGTACCGCTTCCTCCACGGGCCCCTCAACGGGCTCGGCTTCGTGGTCGCCGTCGTCGCCTGGTCGCTGCTGACATTGCAGGACGGGGTGCTGACGGGGCTGCGCAACGCGCTGTGGGTGCCGGTCGGCAACACCGTGTTCTCCGCGGTGAAACTGGGGCTGCTGGCCGCGTTCGCGGTGGCCCTTCCGACATCGGGCGTGTTCGCGTCGTGGGTCGCGGCGATCGCCTTCTCCGTACTGCCGCTGGGCTGGCTGGTGTTCCGGCGGCTGGCGCCCCGGCACATCGAGGCCACCGACGAGCACGCGCGGCCACCGACCCTGAAGGAGATCGGGCGGTTCCTGGCGGGCGACTACACCGGCTCGCTGTTCTCGCTGGCCGTGGTCTACCTGGTCCCCGTGATCATCGCCTCGCAGGTCAGCTCCGAGGACAACGCGTACTTCTACATCACCACCACGATCGGCGGCACGATCAATCTGCTCGCCATCAACATGGGCGCCTCGCTGACCGTGGAGGGCTCGCACGACCCGCGCCGGCTGGCCTCCAACACCCGGGCCGCGCTCAGGCGGATGGCCCGGATCATGCTGCCGGTGGCCGCGATCCTGTTCGTCGGGGCGCCCTGGATCCTCGGCGTGTTCGGCGCGGGCTACGCGGACGCGGCCACCGGGCTGCTGCGCTGGTTCGCGGTCGGCGCGGTGCTGCGGGTCGTCATGGAGACCTACTTCGCGGTGCTGCGGGCGCAGAGCCGCACCGCCGGACTCGCCTGGATGCAGGGCCTGTTGTGCGTTCTGGTGCTCGGCCTGACGCTGTTGCTGCTGCCCCGCATGGGCCTGATCGGCGCGGGCGTCGCGGAGATCTCCTCGCTCGCGGTGATCGTGGCGATCGCCGCGCCCAAGCTCTACAAGACCGTCCGGGGCGGGCCTGGCGACCGGCCCGAGGACGCGGCGCCGGACGGGGACCTCGCCGACCTGGGGGCGCGCGAGGTCCCCGCTCCGACCGGGCCGCTCCGGCGCGGACCCGGCTGGGCGCTCGACCAGGACACCCTGGCCCTCGGTATCCACGTCGACTTCGACCACCTGGAACGCCGGCCGGACGTCCGCCCGGGCCCCGGCACACCGCCCACCGGCACACCCCTGGAGCCTGAGGACCGACGGCCGGCCTGGGCGCGGGCGCCCGAGCTGGGGCTGCCCGTCGAGGCGCGGGAGCCGGGCTCCGAGGCATCGCTGGGTCCGGCGGAGGCCGAGGTGGACGCCCCGTTCGAGCCCCGGGAGGAGATCGCGCGGGGCGCCGAGGCGGCCGTACGGGAAGGGCCGCCCGTCCCCGCGGAGGCAGTCACCGGCGAAGCGGCACCGGCGCCCGCGCGTGGGGGGCCCACCCGCGTCGGGGTGATCCTGGGCTGTCTGCTGACCGCCGCGCTGCTCCTCTACTGGGTGCCCGCGCTGCGGCTCGGCGAGGCCGACCTGGACGAGATGGGCGGGCTCGGGCTGATCTCCGTGCTGCCCCTGCCCACCCTGGCCGGAGCGGCGCTGCTGGTCGTGGTGTTCGCTTCGCTGCTGTGGCTCGGGCGCGAGCACCGGGCGCTGCTGCTGCTGACGCTGCTGGCCACCGTCGTCTCCCTGCACGCGCTGCCCGCCGTGATCGAGACGGAACCGCGGTTCGCGACGGCCTGGCAGCACCTCGGGTTCATCGACTACATCGACCGGACCGGGTCGGCCGTGCCCGACCTGGACGCGCGCTGGAGCTGGCCGGGCTTCTTCGCGGTGGCCGCGTTCGTGGCCAAGGCCTGCGGGGTCGGCGACCTCACCGAGGTCATCCGCTGGTGGCCGACCGCCATCCAACTCCTCTACCTGGCCCCGATGTTCCTGCTGGTGCGCTCGATGCGGGCGAGCTGGCGCGCCAAGTGGACCGGCATCTGGATCTTCGTGCTCAGCGGCTGGGTGGGGCAGGACTACTTCTCCCCGCAGGGCTTCACGTATCTCCTGTATCTGGTGTTCGTGGCGATCCTGCTCGTGTGGTTCAGGGCGCCGGGCATGATCTGGGCGAAGCGGCGCCCCGGCGAGATCGAGGTCGAGCCGACGGACCGGCGGCAGCGGGCCGTGCTGCTGATGATCGTGATCGGCCTGTTCGCGGCGAGCGTCCCGGCCCACCAGCTCACCCCGTTCGTGATGCTGGGCGTGCTGGCGGTGCTCGTCCTCGTCGGCCGCAGCGAACTGCGGGGCCTGCCCATCCTGTTCGGGGTGCTGGTGGCCGCCTGGGTGGGCTTCATGGCCGAGCCGTACTGGTCCGGGCACTTCGACGAACTGTTCGGCGGGGTCGGCGGGGTCGGCAGCAATGTCTCGTCCTCGGTGTCCGGCCGGATCCAGGGCGGCAGTTCGACGCACAAGCTCGTGCTGTACGTGCGGGTGCTGCTGGCCGGCGGGGTGATGGCCTTCGCCTGCTGGGGCTGGTGGCGCCGACGCTGGCACCGCTACCGCGAACGGTCGCTGCTGGTCCTCACCTTCGTGCCGTTCCTGGGCTTCGGCATGCAGTCGTACGGCGGTGAGATGGCGCTGCGCGTCTTCATGTTCGCCCTGCCCGGCTCGGCCCTGCTCGCCGCACTCGCCTTGTTCCCGCGCACCGGCGTCACCGTCGAAGAACGCGACAAGGACCGGGTGAGCCTCGCCCCGCTGGCCGCGCTGATGGCGGGGCTGATCCTCATGGGCGGCTTCCTGGTGGCGCGTTGGGGCAACGAGCCGTTCGAACGGATCCGGCCCGGCGAGGTCACGGCCATGGACTACGTGTACGCCCATGACGATCCGACGGTACGGCTGCTGTGGCTGAGCAACGACACGGTGAACAACGTGACGCCGGCGATGCCGTGGGGCACCAGGGACATGGAGAAGGTCCAGTACGTGCCGACGCTGGCACCGCCCGACCCGGTGCTGGTGTCGGGTCTGGTCAAGGCGTTGAAGGACGCGGGCCCGAACTCCTATCTGATGATCAACCGCAGTCAGGTCGTCTATCTCCAGCTGGACGTGGGCTATTCGGACAGCTGGGAACCTCGGCTGGTCAAGCACCTGGACGCGCGGCCGGAGCTGAGGAAGGTCCTCGTCAACGACGACGTGACGATGTACAGGCTGCGCAAGCAGCCCGAGGGCAAGGTCCCGGCCGCGGACCCGGGCCCGATCGGGCCGCAGGTGACGTGGACGCCGTGGTCGGTCGTCGGGGCGCTCGCGGCGCTCGCGCTGATCGCGCTGCTGACGGCGCGGGAGGTCGTCCGGGTCGCGGTGCGGCCGAGTGTGCGGCAACTGCGGTGGCTGCAGAGCAGCTTCTGGTTCTCGCTGCCGCTGCTGGCGGTGCTGTTCGCCGCGCTGGTCCAGCGGTTCCTGACGATGAAGTAGGGGCGCGTTGTCGGTGAAGTAAAGCTCGCCGTCGGTGAAGCAGGGCGCGTTGACGATGAAGCAGGGCGTGTCGTCGGTGAAGCGGGGATCGCCTCAGCGTGGCGGGGTGAAGTGGCTCAGTCGGCCCGCCGGTCGAGCCACTTCACCTCGTACGCCTGCATCTCGAACCGTCTGCCGTCGACCTGGGCGCTGATCTGCCGGTCGAGGGTGTTGACGACGAGGGCCACCGTGTCGGTCGCCAGGACCCGCACGTTGGGTACGTCGTCCTTGGCGACGGACACCGTCCGGTAGGCGGTGCCGGGCGGGAACTCCGCGCCGAAGCGGGAGACGAGGTCGTACAGGGGAAGCTTCGCGCCGCCGCTGCTCCCGTCGGTCGGGGTCCACAGACAGCCGGGACAGTCGGTGCCCTTCTCCCGCTCCGGGTTCCAGTAGAAGCCGGAGGAGGCGCCGCCCTTGACCATGGCGATCATCCCGGTGGCCTGGACGGCGACCCGGCGGGTCTCGGACCAGCCCTTGCGTTCGTCGTTGGCGTCGCCGGGCTCGACGTAGTACTCGGCCCACCACAACGGCAGGTCGCCGGTCCGCGCCCGCACCCACTTCCCCACCGCCGTGAACTTGTCGGTGGCCGCGAACTCGTCGGGCAGCAACTCGTCGTCGTTGGTGTAGCTGGAGCCGTCGACGACCACGAAGTCGGCTCCTGCCTTGTGCCGGTTCCAGTAGGCGAAGGCGTCGAGGATCCGCTGGTCCATCGCGCCCCAGGGCCCCTTGAAGGTGGTCGAGGCGTCGGCCGAGCGCGGGTCGACGCTGTCCATCACCAGGTACGGCCCGCCGACCTCGATGTCCTTGTCGACACCCTTGAGAGCCTTGTAGACCAGGTTGTAGAGCCTGGTGTAGCCCTCGTAGTCCCAGCGGGCCTCGGCGTCGTTCCAGAAACCCTTGAACTCGTTCCAGACGACGAAGTGGCGTACGTCCGGATAGCGCTTGGCGACGGTCGCGGCCAGGTCGGCGAAGTCCTGGTAGTGGTCGGGAGTCGGCGCGGTCTCCAGGGCGGCCTGGCTCCAGTTCGTGTTGCCGACGCCTGCCTTGCCGCCCTTCATCCAGTCCGGGGAGCAGCACAGGGTGATCACCGGGGTGGCTCCGGAGGCGCGCATGAAGTCGACTCGGCGGTCCATGGCCCCGAAGTCGTAACGGCTCTTCACCGGCTCGGGGTTGTCGGCGCCCCAGCCCATGATGTGCTGGTTCTGCGGCAGGCCCCCGGCATTCGACAGCCGGTCCTCGACACGCCGGGTGGCGGCGCCGGCCCCCTCGTCGGCGCTGAACTGGGTGTGCGTGAAGCCCCAGCCCACCTCGGGCTTCGCCGCACCGGCGGGAGCCCTCGGCGTGCCGTGCACCTTGTCGCCGTCGCGTGAGGTGCCCTCGGTGCCGCCGTCGTTCCCGGGAAGCGTGTTGAGCAGGGTCACGACCAGGGCCAGCGCGGCCAGTCCCACACCGAGCAGCGCGGTGAGACGCCACCGCCCGGCCCCCGAATTCCACCCATGACGTCCCATCAAGGGCAACGGTAACCGGCCGGACACCCGGCGGGGCAGATGTCGTAGCCGCACAGCTCTGTAACAGGACGGACGCCGAGAGGAAGGGGACACAGGGGAAGCACGCGACGCCGGCTTCCCGGGTGACGCACTGACGGCACGAGCCGTGGGGCCCTGAGCACGCTCGTCCTGTCCTCGGCATCCAGGTGCACTCCGGTGCGCTACGGAAAGCGGGTGCACGAGGCCCGAACGTGCCGGATCATGGCGGGCATGTCTGCGAACCCACACGACGCTCTGCCGATCCGGCTCAACGTCGACGACAGCGACTCGCCGTCCGACGTCGTCGACGCGCTGTTCCTCGGTCGCTTCGCGACGGGCGAGCAGCCGTACTCGCACGCGGCCAACATCGACCGCGTGCGCTCCGGGGCGACCCTCCTGCCGCCGGACGCCCGGGTCCTGCGCATGGCCCGCGACGACGACCGCAGCGCGACGCTGGCCGAGGGCGACGGCTGGACCCTGCTGATCTCCCGCTGGAACCGGGGCGCGGACGTCACCGTCACGGCGACCACCGCGGAGCTCGCGGAGAAGGTCCTCGAGCAGGCCACCGACGGCGCCGCGGACGAGCCCGAGCCGCAGCCGGAGAACGTGACGATGGGCTTCTGGTACGTCTCCCCGAGGCGTGGCCCGCACCGCACCACCCGGCAGATCTCCGCGGGCACCTGGGACGAGGTGCGGGCCAACTACACCGCGCCCGTCGCGGACGCGATGGACGTCCTGATGAAGACCACCCCGGAGGACATCGCCGGCCGGCTGCTGCTCCTGCACGGCCCGCCGGGCACCGGCAAGACGTCGGCACTGCGGACGCTCGCGCGGTCCTGGCGGGACTGGTGCCAGGTGGACTGCGTGCTGGACCCCGAGCGGTTGTTCAGCGACGTCGGCTATCTGATGGACATCGCGATCGGCGAGGACGACAGCACGGGCAAGGGACGCTGGCGGCTGCTGCTGCTGGAGGACTGCGACGAGCTGATCCGCGGCGAGGCCAAGCACACCGCCGGCCAGGCACTGTCCCGGCTCCTCAACCTCACCGACGGCCTGCTGGGCCAGGGCCGCAACGTCCTGGTCGGCGTGACGACCAACGAGGACCTGGAGCGCCTTCACCCGGCCGTGGTCCGCCCAGGCCGCTGTCTGGCCCGTATCGAGGTGGGACCGCTGACCCGCCGGGAGGCCGTGAGCTGGCTGGGCGACGAGGAAGGCGTGGGC encodes:
- a CDS encoding xylan 1,4-beta-xylosidase, whose amino-acid sequence is MGRHGWNSGAGRWRLTALLGVGLAALALVVTLLNTLPGNDGGTEGTSRDGDKVHGTPRAPAGAAKPEVGWGFTHTQFSADEGAGAATRRVEDRLSNAGGLPQNQHIMGWGADNPEPVKSRYDFGAMDRRVDFMRASGATPVITLCCSPDWMKGGKAGVGNTNWSQAALETAPTPDHYQDFADLAATVAKRYPDVRHFVVWNEFKGFWNDAEARWDYEGYTRLYNLVYKALKGVDKDIEVGGPYLVMDSVDPRSADASTTFKGPWGAMDQRILDAFAYWNRHKAGADFVVVDGSSYTNDDELLPDEFAATDKFTAVGKWVRARTGDLPLWWAEYYVEPGDANDERKGWSETRRVAVQATGMIAMVKGGASSGFYWNPEREKGTDCPGCLWTPTDGSSGGAKLPLYDLVSRFGAEFPPGTAYRTVSVAKDDVPNVRVLATDTVALVVNTLDRQISAQVDGRRFEMQAYEVKWLDRRAD
- a CDS encoding DUF5925 domain-containing protein is translated as MSANPHDALPIRLNVDDSDSPSDVVDALFLGRFATGEQPYSHAANIDRVRSGATLLPPDARVLRMARDDDRSATLAEGDGWTLLISRWNRGADVTVTATTAELAEKVLEQATDGAADEPEPQPENVTMGFWYVSPRRGPHRTTRQISAGTWDEVRANYTAPVADAMDVLMKTTPEDIAGRLLLLHGPPGTGKTSALRTLARSWRDWCQVDCVLDPERLFSDVGYLMDIAIGEDDSTGKGRWRLLLLEDCDELIRGEAKHTAGQALSRLLNLTDGLLGQGRNVLVGVTTNEDLERLHPAVVRPGRCLARIEVGPLTRREAVSWLGDEEGVGREGATLAELYALRRGTSPTSVPEPRPETDAGLYL